ATACCACAATACATATCTTGAGCACCCTTTTAATTCGGTTCACAGATCATTGCTCCTATAGCAGGATTATTTTCGTTCTGCACTCCATCTGAGAACAATTCCTGCATCCATTATTTCAGCAGATTCCAGCCTGAAACTTTTCAGTTCATCCTGATTAAACCCGGCACCATCAACAGGTGTGGGAGCACCCGTGCCACCAATGACCATGTTGCCAATAAATGTATATATTTCGTCAACAAGATCCTTTGATATCAGACCCCAGTTCAGGGTAGCACCCCCTTCTACCATCAGGCGCTTTATTCCCATATCATGAAGCTTTAATGCAAGCTTTTGAAGATCCACCTTTTTTTCACCTGCAGTAATTATGGTTGCCTTTTCCTGCAATGCCTGAACCCTGAAGGAAGGAGCAGACCGGGAAGTTGCTATTATAATCTGTCCCTGGCCCTTTTTGAATATATCAGAGGTTAGAGGTGTTCTGGCAAGACTGTCCACAATGATCCTGACAGGGGTTTCTTCAAAACCCTTTTCCACTCTCTCATCCCTTAGTATCTTTGATTTGACGGTCAGACTTGGATCATCAGCCAGGACAGTTCCTATGCCCACCATTATCGCATCACTTCCTGAGCGAAGGCTATCCATTCGCATGAAATCATCGTGTCCGGATATCTTTACCTGGTGCCTTTGTTTTGTTGAGATCTTACCATCAAGTGACATTGCACAGTTGATGAATGTGAATGGTCTTTGCATGTTTACACCTTCTGCACTGGGCATCATCTGTTTTGCAGAGGATCTGTCTGAAACTGTATCCGCAGGAGGATTTTTAGCAAGCTTATCTTATCAGTGTTTAACAAGAACCTTCAGCAGATCCCTGTCCTTCAGGATACCCAGGAGCTTCTGGTTTGCATTGACCACAGGCATCTGATCAATCCTGGCACGTTTCATTTTAAGTGCGCAGTCACTGACCTCTGAGATATAGGATGCTGTAATGGGCTCCTTGATCATAATATCCTTGACAACGATGTCCGGTACCTTTATTCTGGAAACACTGTAGTAAATGCTCATTGTATCTCTCATCGATTCCCAGGTCCATTCATCGTCATCAGAACCTGCTGACATATCTGACATTTCCACACTGTCCTCTATTATACTGGCATTGATCACATCCAGTTCAGAGATTATGCCTACAAGCTCCAGATCGGAATCCAGTATGGGTACAGCCTTTTTATGTGAGAGTTCCATGATCCTTGCAACAAGTGGAAGCGGAGTTTCACTCCAGACTGCAACAACACCATCATCAAGATATGGTCCGATCTGTTCTGTAATATCCAGATCTGCAATACTGGCAATTATATCTGCAATGGTCACCATACCTGCCAGGTTTCCATCAGTTACGACTGGAAGTCTTCGAATATTGTTCTCAAGAAGCAGCTTGGCTGCATCAACAATGTTTGCATCCGGGCTGACAGTAACCGGATCCCTTGTCATCAGCATTGCAATCTGCTCTTCTTCGGGGTTTTTCAGAAGATCGGTACGACTGACCACTCCTGTGACCTTACCCCCTTTAAGTATCGGGACACCTGATATTTTCTTGTCCTTGAGTATATTGAGAACTTCATCCCGTGATCCGGGAAGAGTTGCATATGCCACGTCCTTTACCATTATATCCTGAATAATTGTACTCTTTGGCACGTTTTTCAGCCCCTGTATAATTTTCATTCCTCTTTTTTGCCAGGTGTGCGTACCACAAATACCGGTATATTGGAACTGCGTATCACCTTTTCTGTTACACTTCCCAGCAGGAACCTGTCCAGTCCGCTCTTGCCATGGGTTCCCATGATGATAACATCAATATCGTTCTTATTGGCAAAATCTATAATCTCATGAGCAGGATGACCGTCCAGCATTACCTGCTCGACCTCGACTCCATTTTCTCCTGCAATATCCTCTATACTCTGAGTTGCTTTCCTGCCTTCTTCCTGCAGAAGTGAATACATCATTTCCCAGCCTGCGTCCATTGGAATGGATGCAAATGCTGCAGTGTCGATTACATATACAGCATACAGTCTGGCACCGCTCAGCCGTGCAAGTTCCACACCATACTCTACCGTGTGCTCGCTATGCTCAGACCCATCGGTGGCAATCAATATCTTTCTGTAAATTTCACTCATTAATCCCTCTCCTACTTATTATTTTGCATGAATTAAGATCATCAATATTAACTGTCTGATTCTTCCTTCCTTGCTCTGATATTTGTGTTACTGACAGATTACTGGAATCTATGTTCAGTATCATAAAGTTTACCCTAATACTAATATTTTCATCAGTGCCAGCCCGGACAAACAAAAATATTGCAGGAAATAGGCTCACACCTCATAAATATCTGTCTGTTGAAGGGTACTGAATAAGGTATTCAGCACAGATTATCAAATAACCGGATTGTTTGTCCTTTTGTGTTCTTTGGTCTTCACCTTTCTACTTTCATTCATTTTCCTGACCTGCCGGTGCAGGTACCACAAATACCGGAATTGTAGAACTGCGTATGACCTTTTCTGCCACACTGCCAAGAATGAATCGATTGAGTCCGCTTTTTCCATGGGTTCCCATGACGATGATATCAATGTCATTCTTACTGCTAAATTCTATTATCTCATGGGCCGGATGTCCCTCAAGCAGTACCTGCTCAACATCTACTCCTGCCCTGTCTGCAATATTTTCTACATTCCGGGTTGCCTGCTTGCCTTCCTCCTTGAGAAGCGAATACATGGTCTCCCATCCGGCATCGCTTTCCATCGGGATGGATGCAAAATCAGCAGTATCTACAACATATGCTGCATACAGCTTTGAACCACCAAGCCTTGCAAGTTCCACGCCGTATTTTATTGCATGTTCACTTAACTTTGAACCGTCTGTGGCAATCATTATTTTTCTGTAAATATCGCTTTCCATAGTGTATCTACCTGTTAATTTTTACATGAATTGGAATCAATGACTGCAAGAATATCATCAGGTCTTGCTCTTCTGACCACGCTGTTTAGAACATCGGCTGTACCTGATAAATTATTGGAATAACCGTTAAGTATCATAATATCTGCTCTGCAGTTTTCCTGTATCATACCTGTCCTCCCCTGCCCAAGTATTGATGCACCATTAATGGTGCACATCTTAAATACCTGCCTATCCTCAAGACCAAATACCTTTGAAAGTATTTCCATTTCTGCAAACATATTGACCGAATTAAGCATTACATTATCGGTTCCTATACCCACTTTTATTCCCATCTCAAGCATCTGCGCTACAGGTGCCATACCGGCTCCGGTTGTAAAATTTGATCTGGGACAGACAATTACTGGAATGTCAAGATCAGCTACAGTTTCAAGATCTTCTTTTAGTGCCCTTGTCATGTGTATCAGGAAATTCGGCTGAAGACCAAGTGTTGTGTCAATGCCCTTTCTTTCCTTTTCTGCACAGTGTATTGCAAAGATCTTTTTATGTTCTTTTGTACATTCTGCAATGGCTTCGATCAGTTCATGGTTCATATCATTTATACCACTGATTCCCATGCCATCTGCATGTTCCAGTATCCTTTCAACTTCCATAATAGTTTTATCCGTACCTCCCACATATCCTGAAGGCCTTCCAAGTATTGTATGATCTATATCTGTACTCTTAAGGGCATCCTTTAATGCAAGAACTCCTGGTAGTCCATTTTCTCTAAAATCTGCAAATGAACTGGTGCCTGTTGCCAGCATATCCTTCAATGAATATCGCATACCTTCAATCAGTTCCTGGGTGGATGTTTTCTGCAGTACTCTGTGTTTTAGTCCGTCAGGTGGTTTTACCAGAGAATCAAGGTCATGCTGGAGTATGAACCTGTCGTATTCTCCAAGAGGCGGGTCCTTGTATACTGAATCTGCTATATGCGTATGACAGTTTACAAAACAGGGAGTTATGATGTTTTGTGAATCCACCTTTTCTTCAGTTACCTTACTGATGATCCCATCCTTGATTGTTATGTACCCTTCGATCACTTCAAAATCCGGGCCATATAGGATCCTGCCTGGAACAATTTTCTCAGAAGACATAAATAGATAAAGTAATAGTGGTTGCTGTAGATATAATTAATGAATCATAATGTCGTTATATGTTAATGCTGATCTGTTAGGTAATGAATTTATCTATACAGACCGGCTTGATATGATTAAATTATCAAGATGGTAAATAATGGATTTGTCAGGTTCATCGCACATTCCATGTGAAAATGAGATTATCAAGCATCTGTCCAGTATTTCAGACGGACGAATTCCAGATACCTTTTTTTGTTCCCTTCTGGATAGTGACAGCTTTCATTCAGTGACACATAGTAACAGATTTCAAAACCTTCTGTTTGAAATATTCGGATCACTCTCAGCTGGTCCTCCGGTAAATTTTGACAGAATAAGAGCAGAGATCCCGGAGAATGATATGGTGGCTTCTGTCCAGAATGTAGATTCAGGGGTCGCAGTTGAACATACAGGTCACTGGAATGTACTCAGAAATAATGATGGATGGGAACTGATCCGAATTTATACTGGAAGCAGTGATATAGTAGTTAGGTTTGAGGAGCTGGCATGTGATGTTCTGGAAGAATTCTGTGAAGAGTGCCGTGAGTTCAGGCTTATCATACTCAGAGGTATGGGGCCCAGGGTATTCATGGATCATGATAGGGCAATACTTTATGCTGATCTCTTGGCAATGGCTGATGAGATATATCTAAAATACTGTCTCAGGAGGGAACTCCATCTCTGGAAATATCCTTCCAGTAACCTGAAAGATGCAATAATGGATTCATTGAAATGGGTGAGGTCAATAGGCAGGTCACTGGATATTTTCTTTGAAACACTGTCCATTGTATATGGAGTGGAGTGCAGTACCGGAAGCGATGATGATACAATAGCAGATTCCATCATCTCCAGGTTTTACAGCCAGGGTACTGACAGAAAAATTGCAGGCAGAATCCACTATTGCCCGGATGAGACTGGCCAGCCATGGATTATAATGGATTCACAGGTCAGATATCCATTAAGCACCAAGATCCCTGATATAGATTGCCTGAACTCTGTCAGGAAATGGACCTCCCGGGGTCTTGATATTATCCATGAGATGATCCGGGCCAGATCACTTGGAGAAAATGTTTTGCTTATAGGTGATGCAGGTACAGGTAAGGACTGGCTTGCAATGATGTATGGCAGAATCATGGGAGAAGATCCCATTGTTGTGTCTCTGTCAGAGGATATGGAGGGCCAGGAGCTGATAGCCTCCAGAGGTCTGGAAGCAGGGCTGACGGTCTGGGAATACAGTCAGATCGTGAATGCCTATGTGAACGGCAGGATCATTATCCTGGATGAGGTAAACAAGACCAGGCCAGGTGTATGTGCAATCCTGAATGAAATAATGGAAGCTCCTGAGCTTGAGATGCCTGACGGCAGCTGGGTCAGCCGGTGTGAGGGTTTCCAGATCATTGCCACCATGAATGAGGCTGGAGAGGAATACGGGGGATATGATATTGACCCGGATTTCCGGGACCGATTCGCAACCCTTATCCAGGTTGATGAACTGGATAAAAATCAGAGAATAGAATTTCTCAGGAAGGTATCCCATAGCATTGTACCCCGCAAATTCATAGAGGATCTGATTTCCCTCCAGGACACTATCAATAACAGTGGCCAGGTATGGAGAAAGATGTCACTCAGGGTTCTGGAACGGATCATAGAGGCCAGAAGAAGATATCCTGCAGAATCCCTTGCCTCACTCATAAGTTCTGAATATATGATCGGCAACTGGGAAAAAGGTCACGGTTTTGTTAACAGTGAGGTCCAGGGATTTGCTACAGATATGGAACGCAATTTCAGGTCATCAATTCTGTTTTCCTTCAGAAGGGGTCAGAATGTCAGGGACCCTTCGGGACAGAGGGAGTTGAGGGTGGTGCTTGTCGAGGGCAGGGTATGGCTCTGCTGTAAATGTCCAGACGGAATACAGGCTGAACCTCTTTCAGGTCCCATTCATCCTGTCAGTACAGTTAATGTCTCCACAGACCAGAATATGATACTTGCCATAGCAGGCAGTCAGATATGGGTCTGGTACACTGTGGACGGAGTTATATGGATCGCAGAGGGAATTGATCTCTCAGATCCTGCATCACCGCAATGTTCTGGTTCAACTACAGATCTCAGTAATCCAATAAATATCGGCTCTCAAACAGCATCAACCCTGCCTGCTCCCATCCTGAAGAACAGTTCTCTGGTAAGTGGCAGTATCAGAATTCCTGCAGGCAATGAATCCGATGATTGTCCAGGTCCGGTATATGGATATTATGAAAAGGAAACTCCTACTGGTAACAGAATTCTTCATCAGGTACTGCTGGGTCTGTCCATGGACCGCAATGTGCTGCTGGTGGGACCTGTGGGTACAGGAAAGAGCTGGCTGAGCAAGGCTGTTTTCCGGATGCTTGAGAAGAAAGTGGAGCATATGTCACTGCATGAGGGTACCACTGTACAGGATCTTATGGTCTGGCAGAAGACGGTACGGGTGAAGGATGAACTCTCCCTTGAACTTGAACTCTCGCCTCTGGTACGGGCTGCTGTTGAGGGCAGGCCATGTATTGTGGATGAGGTGAACAGGGCATCTGCGGGTGTGCTGGCAGTACTGAATCATATTCTGCAATTCAGGGAGGTCATTCTACCAAAAAGGATCCAGATAGATGGAAAGTTAACTGACAGGCTCCGGGTCAGGCAAGGGTTCAACCTGATAATGACAATGAACCCGCCCCAGCAGCACCTTGAGGTGAACCGGATGCTTGCTGATTTTATGGACCGCATGTATTGTGTCCGGGTTGATCATCTGCCACCGGATGAGGAGCTTGGAATGCTTAAGATGATATGGGAACATGCAGGCGGCCTGGTGGATGGTTCTGTTGAAAGGGATCTGGAAATCCTTGTACGCATTGCTTCTGAGACCCGCAAGGAGGCTGAGGAGTATATAAGGCCCATCAGCACCAGGGCGCTTGAGAGAATGGTACACTTTAGACAGAAATACCCTGATCATCAATGGGCTGACATTCTGTGTATGATGACAGGTATTGAAGGTGCTGTGGATCAAAAAAGAAGACAGAGATTTTATGGATACTGGAATGATGGTAGTGGCTGCAGTCTGCCTCAATCCGGATCCTGTTCCATCAGTATCAGTGATGATTCAGAGGAAGCTGAAATAGGTGGCATAAGATGGGGCAGGAAGAATGCGGATATCTGTAGCAGGTACTTTGGTGGAATTGATCAGAATGATCGTATCATTGAGCTGATGACAAAAATGCGTGACATGGAG
Above is a genomic segment from Methanosalsum zhilinae DSM 4017 containing:
- a CDS encoding 2,5-diamino-6-(ribosylamino)-4(3H)-pyrimidinone 5'-phosphate reductase — its product is MQRPFTFINCAMSLDGKISTKQRHQVKISGHDDFMRMDSLRSGSDAIMVGIGTVLADDPSLTVKSKILRDERVEKGFEETPVRIIVDSLARTPLTSDIFKKGQGQIIIATSRSAPSFRVQALQEKATIITAGEKKVDLQKLALKLHDMGIKRLMVEGGATLNWGLISKDLVDEIYTFIGNMVIGGTGAPTPVDGAGFNQDELKSFRLESAEIMDAGIVLRWSAERK
- a CDS encoding CBS domain-containing protein — encoded protein: MKIIQGLKNVPKSTIIQDIMVKDVAYATLPGSRDEVLNILKDKKISGVPILKGGKVTGVVSRTDLLKNPEEEQIAMLMTRDPVTVSPDANIVDAAKLLLENNIRRLPVVTDGNLAGMVTIADIIASIADLDITEQIGPYLDDGVVAVWSETPLPLVARIMELSHKKAVPILDSDLELVGIISELDVINASIIEDSVEMSDMSAGSDDDEWTWESMRDTMSIYYSVSRIKVPDIVVKDIMIKEPITASYISEVSDCALKMKRARIDQMPVVNANQKLLGILKDRDLLKVLVKH
- a CDS encoding universal stress protein, with product MSEIYRKILIATDGSEHSEHTVEYGVELARLSGARLYAVYVIDTAAFASIPMDAGWEMMYSLLQEEGRKATQSIEDIAGENGVEVEQVMLDGHPAHEIIDFANKNDIDVIIMGTHGKSGLDRFLLGSVTEKVIRSSNIPVFVVRTPGKKEE
- a CDS encoding universal stress protein is translated as MESDIYRKIMIATDGSKLSEHAIKYGVELARLGGSKLYAAYVVDTADFASIPMESDAGWETMYSLLKEEGKQATRNVENIADRAGVDVEQVLLEGHPAHEIIEFSSKNDIDIIVMGTHGKSGLNRFILGSVAEKVIRSSTIPVFVVPAPAGQENE
- a CDS encoding amidohydrolase family protein, which codes for MSSEKIVPGRILYGPDFEVIEGYITIKDGIISKVTEEKVDSQNIITPCFVNCHTHIADSVYKDPPLGEYDRFILQHDLDSLVKPPDGLKHRVLQKTSTQELIEGMRYSLKDMLATGTSSFADFRENGLPGVLALKDALKSTDIDHTILGRPSGYVGGTDKTIMEVERILEHADGMGISGINDMNHELIEAIAECTKEHKKIFAIHCAEKERKGIDTTLGLQPNFLIHMTRALKEDLETVADLDIPVIVCPRSNFTTGAGMAPVAQMLEMGIKVGIGTDNVMLNSVNMFAEMEILSKVFGLEDRQVFKMCTINGASILGQGRTGMIQENCRADIMILNGYSNNLSGTADVLNSVVRRARPDDILAVIDSNSCKN